The genomic segment aacaaaaaaaaaaaaatatcgcaaTCATAAATTATCAATTACGTCATAGGCGAAACTTACGATTGAATTGGCTTGCGGAACGAACATACCCAAGCTAAAGACCCCTATGGTTGCTCCGTTGACGGCTCCGTTAAAGCTGAGAGTAGCCTATTATCACATTCGCGGGTATTAATGATAAGATTTGAAATTCGCTTAATActagaacataaaaaaattattacatcCAAGATAGTCTGGACTTGTGAGACGAGAAGAACCATTCCGAAGTTTATACATCCGAATAAAATTGCTACCCCTTTAGTGATCTTAGTGGCAGTTTGATCTTCAATGAGTGGAAAGAAAGGCCGAATAAAATCCTCCAGCACGATTAGAGCTACAGAATTCAAACCACTTGACAAAGAACTATTAAGAAGAAAACTGCGTAAGTAAAACAGTGGTAAATCAATATTTAAGGAGAATTAGTTAAGACCTTAATGCGCCAGAGAAAACACCTGCGACGAATAGGCCAGGCAAACCAGGTAAACTTCCAACGGTGTCCATGACGAATAAAGGCATGATCTGGTCAGCTTTCTCAATAACCTGTCAACGTTATACGATTAAAATGGCTTACTTACTCTCAATGATAAAAGTGTACTCACTTTGGATGTTAAAGGATCGCAATCAAAGTATTTGGCGTATACAATCATACCACCGAAACAAGCAAGGCCAACGATTCCAGCAGCTGCAACTAAATTACACCACATGGATCTGTAGTTAAGAGCAAAAATGAAGTACCCACATTAAGTTGATATGTCGATTTGTATAGTACATTTGTGCTCTGGGTAACGTTGGCATAGCCAGAAAACGCTGAACGATGGACTGATCCGTTCCGTAAAAAGATGTCCAATAAAAGAAACCTCCAATAACCAAAGACCAAATCTAAATAGGGGGGAAAATATGAGAAATGTAATAATCCGATAGGGAGATGAGTCGATCCACCTTACCGTATGGCGGGTCGTAGGATCGAAGTCAATGCTAAATGAATAATATCAACTCGTTAATAAATGAACCAAAAGACATGGACATAATTTTGtctattacttaaaaaattctGTGCGAGATGAATTAAAATTGCGCTGCCAAACCGTATCGAGTCCTCCTATGTCCATGCTTCCCTTGACAAGTACCGTAATAAAGGAACCATACATGACAAATATTTGTAAAGTGTCAGTCCAGACAACTGCTTTAAGTCCACCCTGAAAAGTAACGAGATTTGAGTTTACAGTGAAACAGATTTATaactaaaatatttacaaGAGCAGTATAGAAGGTACAGACACTTAGCATAACTCCAACGGAGATGTAAACATTGATTCCGGTTACTGcatacatattaaaaaaataaaaaaaaaaacatcctccaaatgaattttttttcaaaaagaattgaatgcaatcatttttgtaaaataccTTGTTTCAAGGCCAATGACGGCGCATACACTATGATGGCCATATAAAACaact from the Daphnia pulex isolate KAP4 chromosome 1, ASM2113471v1 genome contains:
- the LOC124207202 gene encoding sodium-coupled monocarboxylate transporter 2-like isoform X3 — encoded protein: MEETSKSKNELLFGWADYLLFTSTLLMSLLIGVYHAWRGSNSTSEYLMGGKSMGIFPIAMSLAASSISGTTLLGTPADVYLTGTMYFWMPLAMFLCTPATGYLYLSMFHRLQVVSANQYLELRFNHIVRRIASFLYIVKQLFYMAIIVYAPSLALKQVTGINVYISVGVMLSVCTFYTALGGLKAVVWTDTLQIFVMYGSFITVLVKGSMDIGGLDTVWQRNFNSSRTEFFNIDFDPTTRHTIWSLVIGGFFYWTSFYGTDQSIVQRFLAMPTLPRAQISMWCNLVAAAGIVGLACFGGMIVYAKYFDCDPLTSKVIEKADQIMPLFVMDTVGSLPGLPGLFVAGVFSGALSSLSSGLNSVALIVLEDFIRPFFPLIEDQTATKITKGVAILFGCINFGMVLLVSQVQTILDATLSFNGAVNGATIGVFSLGSRFRFISIICNDDVAWNRISNCKIAWTKSQSIEIVENRQLSTTQFNRERCNKQWIDE
- the LOC124207202 gene encoding sodium-coupled monocarboxylate transporter 1-like isoform X1 translates to MEETSKSKNELLFGWADYLLFTSTLLMSLLIGVYHAWRGSNSTSEYLMGGKSMGIFPIAMSLAASSISGTTLLGTPADVYLTGTMYFWMPLAMFLCTPATGYLYLSMFHRLQVVSANQYLELRFNHIVRRIASFLYIVKQLFYMAIIVYAPSLALKQVTGINVYISVGVMLSVCTFYTALGGLKAVVWTDTLQIFVMYGSFITVLVKGSMDIGGLDTVWQRNFNSSRTEFFNIDFDPTTRHTIWSLVIGGFFYWTSFYGTDQSIVQRFLAMPTLPRAQISMWCNLVAAAGIVGLACFGGMIVYAKYFDCDPLTSKVIEKADQIMPLFVMDTVGSLPGLPGLFVAGVFSGALSSLSSGLNSVALIVLEDFIRPFFPLIEDQTATKITKGVAILFGCINFGMVLLVSQVQTILDATLSFNGAVNGATIGVFSLGMFVPQANSIGAGFGLLASFATMMWLGIGSQIAKSRGLSHNQLKLLRTDSCPLLNSTASAAISNGSMNEADSVFVLWKISYLWYTMIGMLIVLILGTIVSFLSGPQNPQKLDPKLLCKFSNCFRSSKVNTCSKAGELPSDPKTDDIELE
- the LOC124207202 gene encoding sodium-coupled monocarboxylate transporter 1-like isoform X2, translated to MEETSKSKNELLFGWADYLLFTSTLLMSLLIGVYHAWRGSNSTSEYLMGGKSMGIFPIAMSLAASSISGTTLLGTPADVYLTGTMYFWMPLAMFLCTPATGYLYLSMFHRLQVVSANQYLELRFNHIVRRIASFLYIVKQLFYMAIIVYAPSLALKQVTGINVYISVGVMLSVCTFYTALGGLKAVVWTDTLQIFVMYGSFITVLVKGSMDIGGLDTVWQRNFNSSRTEFFNIDFDPTTRHTIWSLVIGGFFYWTSFYGTDQSIVQRFLAMPTLPRAQISMWCNLVAAAGIVGLACFGGMIVYAKYFDCDPLTSKVIEKADQIMPLFVMDTVGSLPGLPGLFVAGVFSGALSSLSSGLNSVALIVLEDFIRPFFPLIEDQTATKITKGVAILFGCINFGMVLLVSQVQTILDATLSFNGAVNGATIGVFSLGMFVPQANSIGAGFGLLASFATMMWLGIGSQIAKSRGLSHNQLKLLRTDSCPLLNSTASAAISNGSMNEADSVFVLWKISYLWYTMIGMLIVLILGTIVSFLSGPQNPQKLDPKLLCKFSNCFRSSKKAGELPSDPKTDDIELE